The window GACTGATAAAAGTTGGCCGCGGAGGACATGCCCAGATCGTTGAGCTGTATCAGCCCTCTATACACATACGTATCAATAACATCCGTTGTAGAGCGCAGCGCACCGGAGTCGAGCGTAACATGGTAGAAGAGTCCAAAATCAGAGCGGAAAATACCGCCTAAGTTGAGAATGGTGAGAATGACCATGATGGGCGTAAGGAGCGGCAGCGTGATCCGGGTGATCTGCTGCCACTTACTGGCTCCATCCATCACCGCAGCTTCATACAGCTCCTCGCTAATGCCGGTTATCGCTGCCAGATAGATGACACTGCCTATGCCAATAGAGTGCCACATCTTGGTTAGCCACAAGATATAAGGCCAGGCATTGGGATGCATATAAGCATTGACTGAGGAATAGCCGAATAAGGGGAGAATGTGTTTGACCAGGAAGCCATATTCCGGGTGCAGAAAAGCATAAACAATAAAGCTGACGACAACCATGGATAAGAAATTCGGCATAATCATCACCGTCTGATAAACGCGTGAAGCCAGCCTGCTGGTTACTTCATTGATAGCAATGGCCAGGGATACTGAGAGAATCAAGCCTGAAATAATAAAAACAACGTTGTAGGCTACGGTGTTGACGGTCACCCGAAGGGCATCCGATGTGGCAAAGAGGAACCGGAAGTTGTCAAACCCCGCCCATGGACTGCCCATAATACCATCAACGTAGTTGATGTTTTTGAAGGCAATAAATAGTCCAAACATCGGGATATAACAGTTAATAAAGAAAACAATGGATGTTGGCAGAAGCATGAGCAGTAGCACACGATATTTCACAATATTCCGCAACAAACGCTTAAGGCGGCTCTGTTGCTGTGGAAGGGGCTTCCGCGCCACAGCTTCTACAGTTGATGAATTTGCCATAGGTTCTAACCTCGCTCTACATAATCTGGATGAGTTTATTATAGTTGGCGCAAGTACATCACTTCTCTCTTACAGATGACCTCCTTTATCCAAAAGTGACCTCATGCCCTAGCCCGATGTTGGTACTCCAGGGTTTAAGCGTATCTGTACCAAAAAAAGAAAAAGCCAGAACTAAACTCTTAAGAGTTCGCTTCTGACTTTTTCAATAATGTTACGATAAAAGAGGTTGTCCCCATCGCACTTTTCGCCTCAATTTCCCCGCCATGCAATGTGACGATACTTTTAGCGATAGCAAGTCCCAAGCCTGATCCGCCCGTATATTCTGAACGTGACTTTTCTACTCTATAAAATCTCTCGAAAATATAGGGAAGATCCACACTTGGTATTGATTTTCCATAATTCTTCACTTCAACTTCAACGGTTTCTTTCGAGTCTCTTACTATAAGATCAATATATTCCCCTTCTTTTCCGTATCTCATGGCGTTTTGAATAAGGTTCTCAAATACCCTGGCTATTTTGTTGCCATCTCCTACAATGACAGGATTATCACTCTTTATGAATGTCCTCATTTGCATGTTTGCTGCTTGAATTTGAATCCTATGCTGTACCACTAATTGATTTATCATTTCTTCAATATTTATGGATTGATCGCTTACCAGGGTTTCTTTGTTTTGGACATAGGTATATTCAAACAAATCATTAATTAAATGATGTAATCGTTCGGCCTTTGCATTCACAATCTGTATATAAGCCCGAAGCTCTACTTCGTCCCTGTATTCATCTTCATTGATAAGCTTCAAGTATCCGATGATAGAGGTTAGTGGTGATCTAAGGTCATGGGCAACATTGGTCACCAGATCATTTTTTATCTGCTCTGATCTCCGCTCTTCCTCAATGGCCTTACGGGCTTGAATTACTACATTATTAATATGAGTAGCAAGCTGATTTAAACCGGCTTCTGCTCTCTCTTCT of the Paenibacillus pedocola genome contains:
- a CDS encoding ABC transporter permease codes for the protein MANSSTVEAVARKPLPQQQSRLKRLLRNIVKYRVLLLMLLPTSIVFFINCYIPMFGLFIAFKNINYVDGIMGSPWAGFDNFRFLFATSDALRVTVNTVAYNVVFIISGLILSVSLAIAINEVTSRLASRVYQTVMIMPNFLSMVVVSFIVYAFLHPEYGFLVKHILPLFGYSSVNAYMHPNAWPYILWLTKMWHSIGIGSVIYLAAITGISEELYEAAVMDGASKWQQITRITLPLLTPIMVILTILNLGGIFRSDFGLFYHVTLDSGALRSTTDVIDTYVYRGLIQLNDLGMSSAANFYQSVIGFFLVIGANSLARKLNRDTALF
- a CDS encoding sensor histidine kinase, with protein sequence MKNNTLFIIKTIPVWKVILYVLLSLIASAVTAAILFSSTYYFQKQSGSVAFIMNILSPLRAILIPLIFGLIFFYYLFLFYQVEKKRYVSIEFNHMIREVELIANGNFNHKVEERAEAGLNQLATHINNVVIQARKAIEEERRSEQIKNDLVTNVAHDLRSPLTSIIGYLKLINEDEYRDEVELRAYIQIVNAKAERLHHLINDLFEYTYVQNKETLVSDQSINIEEMINQLVVQHRIQIQAANMQMRTFIKSDNPVIVGDGNKIARVFENLIQNAMRYGKEGEYIDLIVRDSKETVEVEVKNYGKSIPSVDLPYIFERFYRVEKSRSEYTGGSGLGLAIAKSIVTLHGGEIEAKSAMGTTSFIVTLLKKSEANS